The genomic stretch NNNNNNNNNNNNNNNNNNNNNNNNNNNNNNNNNNNNNNNNNNNNNNNNNNNNNNNNNNNNNNNNNNNNNNNNNNNNNNNNNNNNNNNNNNNNNNNNNNNNNNNNNNNNNNNNNNNNNNNNNNNNNNNNNNNNNNNNNNNNNNNNNNNNNNNNNNNNNNNNNNNNNNNNNNNNNNNNNNNNNNNNNNNNNNNNNNNNNNNNNNNNNNNNNNNNNNNNNNNNNNNNNNNNNNNNNNNNNNNNNNNNNNNNNNNNNNNNNNNNNNNNNNNNNNNNNNNNNNNNNNNNNNNNNNNNNNNNNNNNNNNNNNNNNNNNNNNNNNNNNNNNNNNNNNNNNNNNNNNNNNNNNNNNNNNNNNNNNNNNNNNNNNNNNNNNNNNNNNNNNNNNNNNNNNNNNNNNNNNNNNNNNNNNNNNNNNNNNNNNNNNNNNNNNNNNNNNNNNNNNNNNNNNNNNNNNNNNNNNNNNNNNNNNNNNNNNNNNNNNNNNNNNNNNNNNNNNNNNNNNNNNNNNNNNNNNNNNNNNNNNNNNNNNNNNNNNNNNNNNNNNNNNNNNNNNNNNNNNNNNNNNNNNNNNNNNNNNNNNNNNNNNNNNNNNNNNNNNNNNNNNNNNNNNNNNNNNNNNNNNNNNNNNNNNNNNNNNNNNNNNNNNNNNNNNNNNNNNNNNNNNNNNNNNNNNNNNNNNNNNNNNNNNNNNNNNNNNNNNNNNNNNNNNNNNNNNNNNNNNNNNNNNNNNNNNNNNNNNNNNNNNNNNNNNNNNNNNNNNNNNNNNNNNNNNNNNNNNNNNNNNNNNNNNNNNNNNNNNNNNNNNNNNNNNNNNNNNNNNNNNNNNNNNNNNNNNNNNNNNNNNNNNNNNNNNNNNNNNNNNNNNNNNNNNNNNNNNNNNNNNNNNNNNNNNNNNNNNNNNNNNNNNNNNNNNNNNNNNNNNNNNNNNNNNNNNNNNNNNNNNNNNNNNNNNNNNNNNNNNNNNNNNNNNNNNNNNNNNNNNNNNNNNNNNNNNNNNNNNNNNNNNNNNNNNNNNNNNNNNNNNNNNNNNNNNNNNNNNNNNNNNNNNNNNNNNNNNNNNNNNNNNNNNNNNNNNNNNNNNNNNNNNNNNNNNNNNNNNNNNNNNNNNNNNNNNNNNNNNNNNNNNNNNNNNNNNNNNNNNNNNNNNNNNNNNNNNNNNNNNNNNNNNNNNNNNNNNNNNNNNNNNNNNNNNNNNNNNNNNNNNNNNNNNNNNNGGTAGTTGGGATCCAAAGAGACTGCGTGTCTTCATTGACATTTACCACTCCCAAATTAAAAACGGCAACTACAACAACGGCGTCATGAGCAGCGCTGGCTGGAAGGACATCAAGCACAAGTACTTCTTGGCTACTGGTTTAGTGCATGAGAGGGAACAGTTCAACAGTAAAGTGCAAGAACTCAAGGCCGAGTGGAGGTTATGCAATTCGTTGCGCAAGTCTTCTGGCCTGGGAGGTAGTGGCTACAATGTTTATGCTGATGATGACTGGTGGGAGAAAGAGAGCAAGGTACCAGCAAATAGTTTAAGGTTTTCAATACAAGCCTACTCATGCAGTCTTACAATAGTTCAATTCTTATTATAGGGCAAGAAGGCTTTGCTGAAAATAAGGGATGGAGGCATGCCTGACTACCTCGGGCAGCTTGATGACATGTTTGCTGGATGGACAGTTGATGGGTCTACTGCATACAGGCCTGGAACTGGTGCGGCAACCAATGTCATTGGAGTCGAGGACTCCGATGACGAGGATGCTCAGCATGAGGGACAGGCGGATGGTGCAACCCCTGCAAGTCAGGGATTTGCAACCCCTGCAAGTCAGGGATTTGCAACCCCTGGTAGCCAAGTACACAAAAGGCCTTCTAGCACTAATTCCACAGCCTCCAGCCCTAGCAAGAAAACTAAGAGCTCTAATGCTAAGTCTTGGGATAGCAACCAACGTGAGGCCAATGACATTGAAAGGCAAAAGGTAAACTTGTTTGGTACCATATTGGAGATGCAGCAAAAGAAGAATCAACATCAGGCACAGCAGTCCCCTATGACAAAGAAGCAGATGGTCGAGCAGGCATATAACATTGCATTGGGGATGGGAATTACTGCAGCTACCAGGAGTTCTTTCTTGGCTGTTAGGAAGATCTGCCGAGATGAAGTTGATCTGGCCATCTTCCTTTCTTGCACTGACGATGCTGCTAGGTGGATCATCATTCAAGAAAACCTCCCGGTGGAGAACTAGTTCCCCTGCTTAATTGAAGTGCATGCAGTTAGCCTTAGTTGTAATGCAGTTAGAGTAAGTCCTAATGCAGTTAGTCGTAATCCGTTTAGTCTTCGGTGAACAATTTGAACT from Sorghum bicolor cultivar BTx623 chromosome 3, Sorghum_bicolor_NCBIv3, whole genome shotgun sequence encodes the following:
- the LOC8079618 gene encoding uncharacterized protein LOC8079618, with amino-acid sequence MSSAGWKDIKHKYFLATGLVHEREQFNSKVQELKAEWRLCNSLRKSSGLGGSGYNVYADDDWWEKESKGKKALLKIRDGGMPDYLGQLDDMFAGWTVDGSTAYRPGTGAATNVIGVEDSDDEDAQHEGQADGATPASQGFATPASQGFATPGSQVHKRPSSTNSTASSPSKKTKSSNAKSWDSNQREANDIERQKVNLFGTILEMQQKKNQHQAQQSPMTKKQMVEQAYNIALGMGITAATRSSFLAVRKICRDEVDLAIFLSCTDDAARWIIIQENLPVEN